The following coding sequences are from one Seonamhaeicola sp. ML3 window:
- a CDS encoding peptide chain release factor 3, with amino-acid sequence MSFLQEIERRRTFGIISHPDAGKTTLTEKLLLFGGAIQEAGAVKSNKIKKGATSDFMEIERQRGISVATSVLAFEYNDIKINILDTPGHKDFAEDTFRTLTAVDSVIVVIDVAKGVEEQTEKLVEVCRMRNIPMIVFINKLDREGKDAFDLLDEVEQKLGLRVTPLSFPIGMGYEFKGIYNIWEKNINLFSGDSRKDIEETIEISDLSSSELDTLVGEHAADTLREEIELVEGIYPQFDKEAYRSGELQPVFFGSALNNFGVRELLDCFVEIAPTPRSKQSDTRLVKPDEKKFTGFVFKIHANMDPNHRNRLAFVKIVSGEFKRNTPYLHVRNNKKLKFSSPNAFFAEKKEIVDISYPGDIVGLQDTGSFKIGDTLTEGEVMNYKGIPSFSPEHFRYINNADPLKSKQLAKGIDQLMDEGVAQLFTLELNGRKVIGTVGALQYEVIQYRLENEYGAKCTYENLNVAKACWIDPEDEKNDEFKEFKQVKQRFLAKDKQGQLVFLADSLFSLQMTQQKYPSIKFHFTSEFE; translated from the coding sequence ATGTCTTTTTTACAAGAAATAGAGCGCAGAAGAACCTTTGGTATAATTTCCCACCCAGATGCTGGTAAAACAACATTAACAGAGAAACTACTTCTTTTTGGAGGTGCTATCCAGGAAGCCGGCGCGGTAAAAAGTAATAAAATAAAGAAAGGTGCCACTAGTGATTTCATGGAGATTGAACGTCAACGTGGTATATCGGTTGCAACTTCGGTGTTGGCATTTGAGTATAATGATATTAAAATAAATATTCTTGACACACCCGGTCATAAAGATTTTGCCGAAGATACTTTTAGGACCTTAACAGCCGTAGACAGTGTAATTGTAGTAATTGATGTTGCCAAAGGGGTTGAGGAACAAACCGAAAAGTTAGTAGAAGTTTGTAGAATGCGTAACATTCCCATGATTGTCTTTATCAACAAATTAGATAGAGAAGGAAAAGATGCTTTCGATTTACTTGATGAAGTTGAACAAAAACTAGGATTAAGAGTAACACCTTTAAGTTTCCCAATTGGTATGGGATATGAGTTTAAAGGCATTTATAATATATGGGAGAAAAACATTAATTTATTCAGCGGTGATAGTAGAAAAGATATCGAAGAAACAATTGAAATTTCAGATTTAAGTTCTTCTGAATTGGATACACTTGTAGGCGAACATGCTGCTGATACACTTAGAGAAGAAATTGAATTAGTTGAGGGTATTTATCCTCAATTTGATAAAGAAGCCTATAGAAGTGGAGAATTACAACCCGTATTTTTTGGTTCTGCATTAAATAATTTTGGAGTTAGAGAACTTTTGGATTGTTTCGTAGAAATTGCACCAACACCTAGATCGAAACAAAGCGATACAAGGTTGGTGAAACCTGATGAAAAAAAATTTACTGGATTTGTTTTTAAGATTCATGCTAACATGGACCCTAACCATAGAAACCGCTTGGCTTTCGTAAAAATTGTTTCAGGAGAATTTAAAAGGAATACGCCTTATTTACATGTTAGGAATAATAAAAAGTTAAAGTTCTCAAGTCCGAATGCTTTCTTTGCTGAGAAAAAAGAAATTGTAGACATATCTTATCCAGGTGATATAGTTGGTTTACAAGATACCGGAAGTTTTAAAATAGGAGATACACTTACCGAAGGTGAAGTCATGAATTATAAAGGTATACCTAGTTTTTCTCCTGAACACTTTAGATATATTAATAATGCAGACCCTTTAAAATCTAAGCAGTTAGCAAAAGGGATTGACCAGTTGATGGATGAAGGTGTTGCCCAATTATTTACTCTAGAATTAAACGGAAGAAAGGTTATTGGTACCGTTGGGGCATTGCAATATGAAGTTATTCAATATAGGTTAGAAAACGAATATGGGGCCAAATGTACCTATGAAAATTTAAATGTTGCTAAAGCTTGTTGGATAGATCCTGAAGATGAGAAAAATGACGAATTTAAAGAGTTTAAACAGGTGAAACAACGCTTCCTTGCTAAGGATAAGCAAGGGCAATTGGTTTTTCTTGCAGACTCTCTGTTTTCATTGCAAATGACACAGCAAAAATACCCTAGTATTAAGTTCCATTTTACTTCGGAATTTGAGTAA
- a CDS encoding (4Fe-4S)-binding protein → MEVNANEFSNEDITVTYDPCKCMLSGTCAKELSEVFSDSIIPWVNLDNTETGKIIEQIERCPSGALNYFKHRKRQAS, encoded by the coding sequence ATGGAAGTGAATGCCAACGAATTCAGTAATGAGGATATTACTGTTACCTACGACCCTTGTAAATGCATGTTATCCGGGACTTGTGCCAAAGAACTCTCTGAAGTTTTTAGTGACTCAATTATACCTTGGGTAAATTTAGATAATACAGAAACAGGTAAAATAATTGAGCAAATAGAACGATGCCCCTCTGGTGCTTTAAATTATTTTAAACATAGAAAAAGACAAGCCTCTTAA
- a CDS encoding DUF3467 domain-containing protein — translation MADENDKQKQGQINIELDEKVAEGTYSNLAIINHSVSEFVVDFVNIMPGVPKNKVKSRIILTPQHAKRLLKALADNVNRFENAHGEIKDYEQPPIPLNFGPTGEA, via the coding sequence ATGGCTGACGAAAACGATAAACAAAAACAAGGTCAAATAAATATAGAATTGGATGAAAAAGTTGCCGAGGGTACTTATTCTAACTTAGCTATTATAAACCATTCGGTTTCAGAATTTGTAGTGGATTTTGTTAATATTATGCCCGGGGTTCCTAAGAATAAAGTGAAGTCTAGAATAATACTAACACCCCAACACGCTAAAAGGTTGCTTAAAGCATTAGCAGATAACGTAAACAGATTTGAAAATGCACATGGAGAAATCAAAGATTACGAGCAACCACCAATTCCTTTAAATTTCGGACCAACAGGCGAAGCATAA
- the rpoC gene encoding DNA-directed RNA polymerase subunit beta' codes for MARKQDKNTVKRFNKISIGLASPESILADSRGEVLKPETINYRTHKPERDGLFCERIFGPVKDYECACGKYKRIRYKGIVCDRCGVEVTEKKVRRDRVGHINLVVPVAHIWYFRSLPNKIGYLLGLPSKKLDMIIYYERYVVIQPGLAKNEEGEPLQKMDFLTEEEYLNILEALPQDNQYLEDTDPNKFIAKMGAECLIELLSRIDLEGLSYELRHKANTETSKQRKTEALKRLQVVEALRESNNNRENRPEWMIMKVIPVIPPELRPLVPLDGGRFATSDLNDLYRRVIIRNNRLKRLVEIKAPEVILRNEKRMLQESVDSLFDNTRKSSAVKTDSNRPLKSLSDSLKGKQGRFRQNLLGKRVDYSARSVIVVGPELKLYECGLPKNMAAELYKPFVIRKLIERGIVKTVKSAKKIIDKREPVVWDILENVLKGHPVLLNRAPTLHRLGIQAFQPKLIEGKAIQLHPLVCTAFNADFDGDQMAVHLPLGPEAILECQLLMLASHNILNPANGSPVTVPSQDMVLGLYYMTKERKSTPELPIKGEGLTFYSPEEVEIAFNEKRVDLNAGIKVRTIDLNEDGKLDRMIVETTVGRVLFNQHVPQAAGYINQVLTKKSLRDIIGDILKVTSVPETAEFLDSIRTLGFNFAFKGGLSFSLGDIIIPAEKQTMIDSANGLVDGIMGNYNMGLITNNERYNQVIDIWTSTNAELTELSMKRIREDQQGFNSVFMMLDSGARGSKEQIRQLTGMRGLMAKPKKSNAGGGEIIENPILSNFKEGLSILEYFISTHGARKGLADTALKTADAGYLTRRLVDVSQDVIINIEDCGTLRGVEVAPLKKNDEVVETLEERIVGRVSLNDVYNPLTDELLVSAGQLIEDDIAKAIGDSPIETIEVRSALTCEATKGICAKCYGRNLATGKMVQRGEAVGVVAAQSIGEPGTQLTLRTFHVGGIAGNISEDNKLAVKFDGVAEIEDLKTVKGEDNEGNEVDIVISRTSEVKLVDEKTGITLSTNNIPYGSHLAIKNGQKLSKGDVVCTWDPYNGVIISEFAGKIKYENIEQGVTYQVEIDEQTGFQEKVISESRNKKLIPTIHIEDGKGETIRSYNLPVGAHLMIDDGEKINVGKVLVKIPRKSAKAGDITGGLPRVTELFEARNPSNPAVVSEIDGVVSFGKIKRGNREIIVESKTGDIKKYLVKLSNQILVQENDYVKAGMPLSDGSITPNDILNIKGPSAVQQYLVNEVQEVYRLQGVKINDKHFEVVVRQMMRKVRIIDSGDTIFLEDQLVHKADFIKENDDIFGMKVIEDAGDSENLKAGQIVTPRELRDENSILRREDKKLVEARDASPATATPILQGITRASLQTKSFISAASFQETTKVLNEAAVAGKVDSLEGLKENVIVGHRIPAGTGMRSYSNIIVGSKEEFDEMMQVKQELNYN; via the coding sequence ATGGCAAGAAAACAAGATAAAAATACAGTTAAGAGATTCAATAAAATCTCTATTGGTTTAGCATCACCAGAATCTATTTTAGCAGATTCAAGAGGAGAGGTTTTAAAACCAGAAACTATTAATTACCGTACGCACAAACCAGAAAGAGATGGTTTATTCTGTGAGCGTATTTTTGGTCCTGTAAAGGATTATGAGTGTGCTTGTGGAAAATATAAGCGTATTCGTTATAAAGGTATCGTTTGTGACCGTTGTGGTGTTGAAGTTACTGAGAAAAAAGTACGTAGAGATAGAGTTGGTCACATTAACTTAGTAGTACCTGTTGCACATATTTGGTATTTCCGTTCGTTACCAAACAAAATTGGTTACCTATTAGGATTACCATCTAAGAAGTTGGATATGATTATTTACTACGAGCGTTATGTAGTAATCCAACCAGGTTTAGCTAAGAATGAAGAAGGAGAACCATTACAAAAAATGGATTTTCTTACTGAAGAAGAATATCTGAACATTTTAGAAGCACTTCCTCAAGACAATCAATATTTAGAAGACACAGACCCTAATAAGTTCATCGCTAAAATGGGGGCTGAGTGTTTAATTGAGTTGTTGTCAAGAATTGATTTAGAAGGCTTGTCTTATGAATTACGTCATAAAGCAAATACTGAAACTTCTAAACAACGTAAAACAGAAGCATTAAAGCGTTTACAAGTTGTAGAGGCTTTACGCGAGTCTAACAATAATCGTGAGAACCGTCCAGAATGGATGATTATGAAGGTTATTCCTGTAATTCCACCAGAATTACGTCCTTTAGTACCATTAGATGGTGGTCGTTTCGCTACTTCAGATTTAAATGATTTATATCGAAGAGTAATCATCAGAAACAATCGTTTAAAGCGTTTAGTTGAAATTAAAGCTCCTGAAGTAATCTTGCGTAATGAGAAACGTATGTTACAAGAATCTGTAGATTCATTATTTGATAACACACGTAAATCTTCAGCAGTAAAAACAGATTCTAACAGACCATTAAAATCATTATCAGATTCATTAAAAGGTAAGCAAGGACGTTTCCGTCAAAACTTACTTGGTAAGCGTGTTGACTATTCTGCACGTTCTGTAATTGTTGTTGGTCCTGAATTAAAATTATACGAATGTGGATTGCCAAAGAACATGGCAGCAGAGCTTTACAAACCTTTCGTAATTAGAAAATTAATTGAAAGAGGTATTGTTAAGACTGTAAAATCTGCAAAGAAAATCATAGATAAAAGAGAGCCAGTAGTTTGGGATATCTTGGAAAATGTTCTTAAAGGACATCCAGTATTACTAAACCGTGCTCCTACGTTACACCGTCTTGGTATTCAAGCGTTCCAACCTAAGTTAATCGAGGGTAAAGCAATTCAATTACACCCATTAGTGTGTACGGCATTTAACGCGGATTTCGATGGTGACCAGATGGCGGTACACTTACCATTAGGACCAGAGGCAATCCTAGAATGTCAATTATTGATGTTGGCATCTCATAATATCTTAAACCCAGCGAATGGTTCTCCGGTAACAGTACCATCTCAGGATATGGTTCTTGGTCTTTATTATATGACCAAAGAGCGTAAATCTACTCCAGAATTACCTATTAAAGGTGAAGGGTTGACTTTCTACTCTCCAGAAGAAGTAGAAATTGCCTTCAACGAGAAGCGCGTAGATTTGAATGCTGGTATAAAAGTTAGAACGATAGACCTAAATGAAGATGGTAAATTAGATAGAATGATTGTTGAGACTACTGTTGGTCGTGTATTATTCAACCAACATGTACCTCAAGCCGCAGGTTATATCAATCAGGTATTAACTAAGAAATCATTAAGAGATATTATTGGTGATATTCTTAAAGTTACATCTGTACCAGAAACGGCTGAATTCTTGGATTCAATTAGAACCTTAGGATTTAATTTTGCATTCAAAGGAGGTTTGTCATTCAGTTTAGGAGATATTATTATCCCTGCTGAGAAACAAACTATGATTGATAGTGCTAACGGTTTAGTTGATGGTATTATGGGTAACTATAATATGGGACTTATTACCAACAACGAACGTTATAATCAGGTAATTGATATTTGGACATCTACCAATGCAGAGTTAACAGAGTTATCTATGAAACGTATCCGTGAGGATCAACAAGGATTTAACTCGGTATTTATGATGCTTGATTCTGGAGCTCGTGGTTCTAAAGAGCAAATCCGTCAGTTAACTGGTATGCGTGGATTAATGGCTAAGCCTAAAAAATCTAACGCAGGTGGTGGTGAGATTATTGAAAATCCAATTCTTTCTAACTTTAAAGAAGGTCTTTCAATTTTAGAATACTTTATTTCTACACACGGTGCTCGTAAAGGTCTTGCAGATACCGCTCTTAAAACGGCAGATGCAGGTTACTTAACACGTCGTTTAGTAGATGTATCTCAAGATGTTATCATTAACATAGAAGACTGTGGTACGCTGAGAGGTGTAGAAGTTGCACCATTGAAGAAGAATGATGAAGTTGTTGAAACTTTAGAAGAAAGAATTGTAGGTCGTGTATCTTTAAATGATGTGTACAATCCATTAACCGATGAGTTATTAGTTTCAGCTGGTCAGTTAATTGAAGATGATATTGCTAAAGCTATTGGAGATTCTCCGATTGAGACTATTGAAGTACGCTCTGCCTTAACTTGTGAAGCTACTAAAGGTATTTGTGCGAAATGTTACGGACGTAACCTTGCTACCGGTAAAATGGTACAGCGCGGTGAAGCTGTTGGTGTTGTTGCTGCTCAATCAATTGGAGAGCCTGGTACTCAGTTAACATTACGTACGTTCCACGTAGGTGGTATTGCAGGTAACATTTCTGAGGATAACAAGCTAGCCGTTAAGTTCGATGGTGTTGCTGAAATTGAAGATTTAAAAACTGTTAAAGGAGAAGATAACGAAGGAAATGAAGTTGATATCGTAATCTCTCGTACATCTGAGGTTAAATTAGTAGACGAGAAAACAGGTATTACTTTAAGTACCAATAACATTCCTTATGGTTCACATTTAGCAATCAAAAATGGTCAGAAATTAAGTAAAGGCGATGTTGTTTGTACATGGGATCCATATAATGGCGTAATTATTTCAGAATTTGCTGGTAAGATTAAATACGAAAACATCGAGCAAGGTGTAACTTATCAAGTAGAAATTGATGAGCAGACCGGATTCCAAGAAAAAGTAATTTCAGAATCTAGAAATAAGAAGTTAATCCCAACAATCCATATTGAGGATGGTAAGGGAGAAACAATCCGTTCTTACAACTTACCAGTTGGAGCTCACTTAATGATTGATGACGGTGAGAAGATTAATGTTGGTAAGGTGTTAGTTAAGATACCTCGTAAGTCTGCTAAGGCAGGTGATATTACAGGTGGTTTACCTCGTGTAACTGAGTTATTCGAAGCTCGTAACCCATCCAACCCAGCTGTAGTTAGTGAGATTGATGGTGTGGTTTCTTTCGGGAAAATCAAGCGTGGTAACCGTGAGATTATAGTAGAATCTAAAACAGGTGATATTAAGAAATACCTAGTGAAGTTATCTAATCAGATTCTTGTTCAAGAGAACGATTACGTAAAAGCAGGTATGCCATTATCTGATGGTTCTATTACGCCTAACGATATCTTAAATATTAAAGGACCTTCAGCTGTTCAGCAATACTTAGTGAACGAAGTACAGGAAGTATACCGTTTACAAGGGGTGAAGATTAACGATAAGCACTTCGAGGTTGTTGTAAGACAGATGATGCGTAAAGTAAGAATCATTGATTCTGGTGATACGATTTTCTTAGAAGATCAATTAGTTCATAAAGCAGACTTCATCAAAGAAAATGATGATATCTTCGGAATGAAAGTTATTGAAGATGCTGGTGATTCTGAAAATCTTAAAGCAGGTCAAATTGTTACACCTCGTGAATTAAGAGATGAAAATTCTATTTTAAGAAGAGAAGACAAGAAACTTGTTGAGGCAAGAGATGCTAGTCCAGCGACAGCAACGCCAATATTACAAGGTATTACAAGAGCATCACTTCAAACTAAATCATTTATCTCTGCGGCATCGTTCCAGGAAACTACTAAGGTTCTTAACGAAGCAGCTGTAGCAGGTAAGGTAGATTCTTTAGAAGGACTAAAAGAAAATGTAATTGTTGGACACAGAATTCCAGCAGGTACAGGTATGAGAAGTTATTCTAATATCATCGTAGGTTCTAAAGAAGAATTTGACGAAATGATGCAAGTAAAGCAAGAGTTGAATTACAACTAA
- the rpoB gene encoding DNA-directed RNA polymerase subunit beta gives MLSTQAERLNFSSIVNRTEYPDFLDIQIKSFQDFFQLETKSEERGDEGLYNTFMENFPITDSRNQFVLEFLDYFIDPPRYAIDECIERGLTYSVPLKARLKLYCTDPEHEDFETIVQDVYLGTIPYMTPSGTFVINGAERVVVSQLHRSPGVFFGQSFHANGTKLYSARVIPFKGSWIEFATDINQVMYAYIDRKKKLPVTTLFRAIGFERDKDILEIFDLAEEVKVSKSGLKKYSGRKLAARVLNTWHEDFVDEDTGEVVSIERNEIVLDRDTILDKENIEEILEAEVKTILLHKETSEQGDYAIIHNTLQKDPTNSEKEAVEHIYRQLRNAEPPDEETARGIIDKLFFSDQRYSLGEVGRYRMNKKLGLDIGMDKQVLTKEDIITIIKYLIELINSKAEIDDIDHLSNRRVRTVGEQLSSQFGVGLARMARTIRERMNVRDNEVFTPIDLINAKTLSSVINSFFGTNQLSQFMDQTNPLAEITHKRRLSALGPGGLSRERAGFEVRDVHYTHYGRLCPIETPEGPNIGLISSLSVYAKVNSMGFIETPYRKVEDGVVDIKNAPTYLSAEEEEEKLIAQATIEVDGDGKILHDKVIARMEGDFPVIDPNELHYTDVAPNQISSISASLIPFLEHDDANRALMGSNMMRQAVPLLRVDAPIVGTGLERQVASDSRVLINAEGEGEVLYVDANEIRIRYDRTEDEAKVSFDSDEKVYELIKFRKTNQGTSINLKPIVVKGDRVTKGQVLCEGYATQKGELALGRNMKVAFMPWKGYNFEDAIVISEKVVREDIFTSIHIDEYSLEVRDTKLGNEELTNDIPNVSEEATKDLDENGMIRVGAEVKPGDILIGKITPKGESDPTPEEKLLRAIFGDKAGDVKDASLKASPSLNGVVIDKKLFARAVKDKRKRAQDKDDILALEAEYDRRFDDLKDILIDKLFAIVNGKTAQGIFNDLGEEVFPKGKKFTLKMLNAVDDYAHLVSGKWTTDDHTNALVADLIHNYKIKENDLQGALRREKFTISVGDELPAGIIKLAKVYIAKKRKLKVGDKMAGRHGNKGIVARIVRQEDMPFLEDGTPVDIVLNPLGVPSRMNIGQIYETVLGWAGQNLGRKFATPIFDGATLDQINELTDEAGVPRFGHTHLYDGGTGERFDQAATVGVIYMLKLGHMVDDKMHARSIGPYSLITQQPLGGKAQFGGQRFGEMEVWALEAYGASSTLREILTVKSDDVIGRAKTYESIVKGEPMPDPGLPESFNVLMHELKGLGLDIRLEE, from the coding sequence ATGTTGTCAACACAAGCTGAAAGATTAAATTTCTCGTCTATTGTAAATAGAACAGAATATCCAGATTTCTTGGATATTCAAATTAAATCCTTCCAGGATTTTTTCCAATTAGAAACAAAGTCTGAAGAAAGAGGTGACGAAGGATTGTATAACACCTTCATGGAAAACTTTCCAATCACAGATTCTCGAAATCAATTTGTTTTAGAATTTTTAGATTACTTCATAGATCCACCTAGATATGCTATCGATGAGTGTATTGAAAGAGGATTAACTTACAGTGTTCCCTTAAAGGCAAGGTTAAAACTTTACTGTACAGATCCTGAACATGAGGATTTCGAAACTATTGTTCAAGACGTATACTTAGGAACTATTCCTTACATGACTCCAAGTGGTACCTTTGTTATCAATGGTGCAGAACGTGTTGTTGTATCTCAATTACACCGTTCTCCGGGGGTATTCTTTGGACAATCTTTCCATGCCAACGGAACTAAATTATATTCAGCTAGGGTAATTCCTTTTAAAGGTTCTTGGATTGAATTTGCTACAGACATCAATCAGGTAATGTATGCTTACATCGATAGAAAGAAGAAGTTACCTGTAACAACGCTTTTCAGAGCTATAGGCTTTGAGCGTGATAAAGACATTTTAGAGATTTTTGATTTAGCCGAAGAGGTTAAAGTTTCAAAATCTGGACTTAAGAAATATTCAGGAAGAAAGTTAGCAGCTCGTGTACTTAATACATGGCACGAGGATTTTGTTGATGAAGATACGGGAGAGGTTGTATCTATCGAGCGTAACGAGATTGTGCTTGATCGTGATACAATTCTTGACAAAGAAAATATTGAAGAGATACTAGAAGCAGAAGTAAAGACTATTCTTTTACACAAAGAAACGTCTGAGCAAGGTGATTATGCCATTATTCACAATACGCTTCAAAAAGATCCAACAAACTCTGAAAAAGAGGCTGTTGAACATATCTACAGACAATTACGTAATGCTGAACCACCAGATGAGGAGACAGCAAGAGGAATTATTGATAAATTATTCTTCTCTGATCAACGTTACTCATTAGGTGAAGTTGGGCGTTACAGAATGAACAAAAAATTAGGTCTTGATATCGGGATGGATAAGCAAGTGCTTACCAAAGAAGATATCATTACCATTATTAAATATTTAATCGAGCTTATTAACTCAAAAGCAGAGATTGATGATATCGATCACTTATCTAACCGTCGTGTACGTACAGTAGGTGAGCAGTTGTCTTCTCAGTTTGGTGTTGGTTTAGCGCGTATGGCTCGTACCATTCGTGAGCGTATGAACGTTCGTGATAACGAGGTGTTTACACCGATTGATTTGATTAACGCGAAGACCTTGTCTTCAGTAATTAACTCATTCTTCGGAACTAACCAGTTATCTCAGTTTATGGATCAAACAAATCCATTAGCAGAGATTACTCATAAGCGTCGTTTATCGGCACTTGGACCTGGTGGTCTTTCTCGTGAAAGAGCTGGTTTCGAGGTTCGTGACGTTCACTATACACACTACGGAAGACTTTGTCCAATTGAAACTCCAGAGGGACCGAATATTGGTTTGATTTCATCACTTTCAGTTTATGCGAAAGTGAATTCTATGGGATTCATTGAGACGCCTTACAGAAAAGTTGAAGATGGTGTTGTAGATATTAAAAACGCACCTACTTACCTAAGTGCAGAGGAAGAAGAAGAGAAATTAATCGCTCAAGCAACTATTGAAGTTGATGGTGATGGTAAGATATTACATGATAAGGTTATTGCCAGAATGGAAGGTGATTTCCCTGTGATAGATCCAAATGAATTACATTATACAGATGTAGCGCCAAACCAGATTTCATCTATCTCGGCGTCTTTAATTCCGTTTTTAGAGCATGATGATGCGAACCGTGCGTTAATGGGATCGAACATGATGCGTCAGGCAGTACCATTATTAAGAGTAGATGCGCCTATCGTAGGAACTGGTTTAGAGCGTCAAGTAGCTTCAGATTCTAGAGTATTGATTAATGCTGAAGGAGAAGGAGAAGTACTTTATGTAGATGCAAATGAAATTAGAATTCGTTACGACCGTACAGAGGATGAGGCTAAAGTAAGCTTTGATAGTGATGAAAAGGTTTACGAATTAATCAAATTCAGAAAAACTAACCAAGGTACTTCAATCAACTTAAAGCCAATTGTGGTTAAGGGAGATAGAGTTACTAAAGGTCAGGTTTTATGTGAAGGATACGCAACTCAAAAAGGTGAGTTAGCACTTGGTAGGAATATGAAAGTGGCCTTCATGCCTTGGAAAGGGTATAACTTTGAGGATGCGATTGTAATTTCTGAAAAAGTTGTACGTGAAGACATCTTTACATCTATTCATATTGATGAGTATTCATTAGAAGTTAGAGATACCAAATTAGGTAACGAAGAATTAACTAATGATATTCCTAATGTTTCTGAAGAGGCAACTAAAGACCTTGATGAAAACGGTATGATTAGAGTAGGTGCAGAGGTTAAGCCCGGTGATATCTTAATTGGTAAGATTACGCCTAAAGGTGAATCTGATCCAACGCCTGAAGAAAAATTATTACGTGCTATTTTCGGTGATAAAGCTGGTGATGTAAAAGATGCATCATTAAAAGCGTCTCCATCATTAAATGGTGTTGTAATTGATAAAAAATTATTTGCTAGAGCAGTAAAAGATAAGCGTAAGAGAGCACAAGATAAAGATGATATCTTAGCTTTAGAAGCTGAATACGATAGAAGATTTGACGATTTAAAAGATATTTTAATTGACAAATTATTCGCTATCGTAAACGGTAAAACAGCTCAAGGAATCTTCAATGATTTAGGTGAAGAGGTATTCCCTAAAGGGAAGAAATTTACTTTAAAGATGTTAAATGCTGTTGATGACTATGCTCATTTAGTATCTGGTAAATGGACTACAGATGATCATACTAATGCTCTTGTTGCAGATTTAATCCATAATTACAAGATTAAGGAAAACGATCTTCAAGGTGCTCTAAGACGTGAAAAGTTCACTATTTCAGTTGGAGATGAATTACCAGCAGGAATCATCAAGCTTGCAAAAGTTTATATTGCTAAGAAACGTAAGCTTAAAGTAGGTGATAAGATGGCAGGACGTCACGGTAACAAAGGTATTGTTGCAAGAATCGTTCGTCAAGAAGATATGCCATTCTTAGAAGATGGAACGCCAGTAGATATCGTATTGAATCCATTAGGGGTACCATCTCGTATGAACATCGGACAGATTTATGAAACTGTTCTTGGTTGGGCAGGTCAAAATTTAGGTCGCAAGTTTGCTACACCTATTTTTGATGGTGCAACTCTAGACCAAATTAATGAGTTGACAGACGAAGCAGGAGTGCCTCGTTTTGGTCATACGCACTTATATGACGGTGGTACAGGAGAGCGTTTTGATCAAGCGGCAACTGTTGGTGTTATCTACATGTTGAAATTAGGACACATGGTTGACGATAAGATGCACGCACGTTCTATTGGACCTTACTCGTTAATTACGCAACAGCCATTAGGTGGTAAAGCACAGTTTGGTGGTCAGCGTTTTGGAGAGATGGAAGTATGGGCACTTGAAGCATACGGTGCATCAAGTACTTTACGTGAAATATTGACTGTTAAGTCTGATGATGTTATTGGTAGAGCCAAAACTTACGAAAGTATCGTTAAAGGTGAACCAATGCCAGATCCAGGATTACCTGAATCATTCAATGTATTAATGCATGAATTAAAAGGTTTAGGATTAGACATCAGATTAGAAGAGTAG
- the rplL gene encoding 50S ribosomal protein L7/L12: MADLKDFAEQLVNLTVKEVNELATILKDEYGIEPAAAAVAVAAGGGAAGGGEAAEEKTEFDVILKAAGGSKLAVVKLVKELTGLGLKEAKGLVDEAPSAIKEGVSKDEAEGLKASLEEAGAEVELK; encoded by the coding sequence ATGGCAGATTTAAAAGATTTCGCAGAACAATTAGTTAACTTAACTGTAAAAGAAGTTAATGAGTTAGCTACTATATTAAAAGATGAGTATGGTATCGAGCCTGCTGCTGCAGCTGTAGCTGTTGCTGCTGGTGGAGGTGCTGCTGGTGGAGGAGAAGCTGCAGAAGAAAAAACTGAATTCGATGTAATCCTTAAAGCGGCAGGTGGTTCTAAATTAGCTGTTGTAAAGTTAGTTAAAGAATTAACAGGTCTTGGCTTAAAAGAAGCTAAAGGATTAGTTGATGAAGCACCAAGCGCTATTAAAGAAGGTGTTTCTAAAGACGAAGCAGAAGGCTTAAAAGCTTCATTAGAAGAGGCTGGAGCTGAGGTTGAGCTTAAGTAA